One region of Clavibacter michiganensis subsp. tessellarius genomic DNA includes:
- a CDS encoding GNAT family N-acetyltransferase — MQIRPATDADWPLIHPFYRAIVDAGRTYALPAGQSLEEARPHWMAAAPWRTFVAVDDDGAVLGSAKAGPNRPGRGAHVATGSFLVDPAHGGRGVGRALGEHVIAWARAEGYRAIQFNAVVDTNRAAVHLWESLGFRIVGTVPEAFDHAEDGLVGLHVMHLPLD; from the coding sequence ATGCAGATCCGCCCCGCCACGGACGCCGACTGGCCCCTGATCCACCCCTTCTACCGGGCCATCGTCGACGCCGGCCGCACCTACGCGCTGCCCGCCGGGCAGTCGCTCGAGGAGGCGCGGCCGCACTGGATGGCCGCGGCGCCGTGGCGCACCTTCGTGGCGGTGGACGACGACGGCGCGGTCCTCGGATCCGCCAAGGCCGGCCCGAACCGGCCGGGCCGCGGCGCGCATGTCGCCACCGGGTCGTTCCTCGTGGATCCCGCGCACGGCGGCCGCGGCGTCGGACGGGCGCTCGGCGAGCACGTGATCGCGTGGGCGCGCGCGGAGGGCTATCGCGCGATCCAGTTCAACGCGGTGGTCGACACGAACCGCGCCGCCGTGCACCTGTGGGAGTCGCTCGGCTTCCGGATCGTCGGCACCGTCCCGGAGGCGTTCGACCATGCGGAGGACGGGCTCGTCGGCCTGCACGTGATGCACCTGCCGCTCGACTGA
- a CDS encoding Cgl0159 family (beta/alpha)8-fold protein, with translation MTAADASRAPAEALRAGDLPGAFQALRDLRATDPDAVARALAGRVRRPLIRDDGRLLIVAADHPARGALGVGDDPMALADRYELLAGLATALTRDGVDGVLGTPDIVDDLALLGLLDDKIVVGSMNRGGLRGAVFEMDDRFTAYDVDGIVRDGLDFAKTLVRIALGDAGTAATLEANARAVDAAVRAGLPIMLEPFLSAWHDGRIVNDLSADAVITSIAIASGLGSSSARTWMKLPVVDDMARVMAATTLPTLLLGGDPQGASEDTWAGWEHALDLPGVRGLVVGRTLIHPADGDVARAVDQAVDLVHGRARS, from the coding sequence ATGACCGCGGCCGACGCGTCCCGGGCGCCCGCCGAGGCGCTCCGCGCGGGCGACCTCCCCGGCGCGTTCCAGGCCCTCCGCGACCTGCGCGCCACGGATCCGGACGCCGTCGCCCGGGCGCTCGCCGGCCGCGTCCGCCGCCCGCTGATCCGCGACGACGGCCGCCTGCTCATCGTCGCCGCCGACCACCCCGCCCGCGGCGCCCTCGGCGTGGGCGACGACCCGATGGCCCTCGCCGACCGCTACGAGCTGCTCGCGGGCCTCGCCACCGCCCTCACGCGCGACGGCGTCGACGGCGTGCTCGGCACGCCCGACATCGTCGACGACCTCGCGCTCCTCGGCCTCCTCGACGACAAGATCGTGGTCGGATCCATGAACCGCGGCGGCCTGCGCGGCGCCGTCTTCGAGATGGACGACCGGTTCACGGCCTACGACGTCGACGGGATCGTGCGCGACGGCCTCGACTTCGCCAAGACGCTCGTGCGCATCGCCCTCGGCGACGCCGGCACGGCCGCGACCCTCGAGGCCAACGCCCGCGCGGTCGACGCCGCCGTGCGCGCCGGCCTGCCGATCATGCTCGAGCCCTTCCTGAGCGCGTGGCACGACGGCCGCATCGTCAACGACCTGTCGGCCGACGCCGTCATCACGTCCATCGCCATCGCCTCGGGCCTCGGCTCCTCGTCCGCCCGCACGTGGATGAAGCTGCCGGTCGTCGACGACATGGCCCGCGTCATGGCCGCCACGACCCTGCCCACGCTCCTGCTCGGCGGCGACCCGCAAGGCGCGAGCGAGGACACCTGGGCCGGCTGGGAGCACGCGCTCGACCTCCCGGGCGTCCGCGGCCTCGTCGTCGGCCGCACGCTGATCCACCCGGCCGACGGCGACGTCGCCCGCGCGGTCGACCAGGCCGTCGACCTCGTGCACGGCCGCGCCCGCTCCTGA
- the iolC gene encoding 5-dehydro-2-deoxygluconokinase → MSRAETAVPAASPINDVITIGRVGVDLYPLQDGVGLEDVETFGKYLGGSAANVAVAAARHGRSAALISRVGDDPFGRYVTRELERLGVSAAFVPPVDDLPTPVTFCEIFPPDDFPLYFYRRPKAPDLCIEADALDRAAIRDARVYWSTVTGLSEEPSRSAHHAAWAARARRPLTVLDLDYRPMFWASPADATREVGRALEHVTVAVGNREECEIAVGETDPLRAADALLDRGVELAIVKQGPKGVLARTRDETVEVPPYPVEVVNGLGAGDGFGGALVHGLLAGWDLERILRFANVAGALVASRRECSTAMPTTAEVEAVLERIR, encoded by the coding sequence ATGAGCCGTGCCGAGACCGCCGTCCCCGCCGCTTCGCCGATCAACGACGTGATCACCATCGGCCGCGTCGGCGTCGACCTCTACCCGCTGCAGGACGGCGTGGGCCTCGAGGACGTCGAGACCTTCGGCAAGTACCTCGGCGGGAGCGCGGCCAACGTGGCCGTCGCGGCCGCCCGGCACGGCAGGTCCGCCGCGCTCATCTCGCGCGTGGGCGACGACCCGTTCGGCCGCTACGTCACGCGGGAGCTCGAGCGGCTCGGCGTCTCCGCCGCCTTCGTGCCCCCGGTCGACGACCTGCCCACGCCCGTCACCTTCTGCGAGATCTTCCCGCCGGACGACTTCCCCCTCTACTTCTACCGTCGGCCGAAGGCGCCCGACCTCTGCATCGAGGCCGACGCGCTCGACCGGGCGGCGATACGGGACGCGCGCGTCTACTGGTCCACCGTCACCGGCCTCAGCGAGGAGCCGAGCCGCTCCGCGCACCACGCCGCGTGGGCCGCCCGCGCGCGACGCCCGCTCACGGTGCTCGACCTCGACTACCGGCCCATGTTCTGGGCATCGCCCGCCGACGCCACCCGCGAGGTCGGCCGCGCGCTGGAGCACGTGACGGTCGCCGTCGGCAACCGCGAGGAGTGCGAGATCGCGGTGGGGGAGACGGATCCGCTCCGTGCCGCCGACGCGCTGCTCGACCGCGGCGTCGAGCTCGCCATCGTCAAGCAGGGCCCGAAGGGCGTGCTCGCGAGGACCCGCGACGAGACCGTCGAGGTGCCGCCGTACCCGGTCGAGGTCGTCAACGGGCTCGGCGCGGGCGACGGCTTCGGCGGCGCGCTCGTGCACGGGCTGCTCGCCGGGTGGGACCTGGAGCGGATCCTGCGCTTCGCGAACGTGGCGGGCGCCCTCGTCGCGTCGCGGCGCGAGTGCTCGACCGCCATGCCCACGACGGCCGAGGTCGAGGCCGTGCTGGAGCGGATCCGATGA